One Chryseobacterium sp. StRB126 genomic region harbors:
- a CDS encoding M28 family metallopeptidase yields the protein MKKLTYLTLSLFSISVFAQEISKERVKTVISTLASDEMKGREIGTPENENAANYIAILFKENNLKYCTGNSYLIPFDYNGKTAYNVCGIKKGKSDKTLGFSGHFDHIGTNKKSGDNIYNGADDDASGITTLVGIADYFKDKEPDFSMAFMAFNGEEKGMLGSKAISEDKNLEKIYKNMTALFNFEMVATESQWGKNALYMTGDGFSDLDELFNTYAVNGLKINADPYAKQQLFYRSDNVSFVKKKIIAHSFSTVDMTKATHYHHVNDDINIVDVDNMTQIINNFGKTLEKLNPKNFTPQYNDQVKFN from the coding sequence ATGAAAAAGCTAACGTATCTTACTTTATCACTATTCTCTATATCTGTTTTTGCACAGGAAATTTCAAAAGAAAGGGTAAAAACCGTTATTTCCACTTTGGCCTCTGATGAAATGAAAGGCCGTGAAATCGGAACTCCTGAAAATGAAAATGCAGCTAATTATATTGCCATTCTTTTCAAAGAAAATAATCTTAAATACTGTACAGGAAATTCGTATCTGATTCCCTTTGATTATAATGGTAAAACAGCTTATAATGTTTGTGGCATAAAAAAAGGTAAATCTGATAAAACTCTCGGCTTTTCAGGACATTTTGACCATATCGGAACCAACAAAAAAAGTGGTGACAATATTTATAATGGCGCTGATGATGATGCCAGCGGAATTACCACATTGGTAGGGATCGCAGATTATTTCAAAGATAAGGAACCTGATTTTTCTATGGCTTTCATGGCTTTTAATGGAGAAGAAAAAGGAATGCTTGGGTCAAAAGCTATCTCTGAGGACAAAAACCTTGAGAAAATATACAAAAACATGACGGCTCTTTTCAATTTTGAAATGGTTGCCACAGAATCACAATGGGGGAAAAATGCATTATATATGACTGGAGACGGCTTTTCAGATCTTGATGAACTCTTCAATACATATGCTGTCAATGGTTTAAAAATCAATGCTGATCCGTATGCAAAGCAGCAACTCTTCTATCGTTCAGATAATGTCAGCTTTGTAAAAAAGAAAATCATCGCTCATTCATTTTCAACAGTTGACATGACTAAAGCGACTCACTATCACCACGTAAATGATGATATCAACATTGTGGATGTAGATAATATGACCCAAATCATCAATAATTTTGGCAAGACATTGGAGAAGCTAAATCCTAAAAATTTTACACCTCAGTATAACGATCAGGTAAAATTCAATTAA
- a CDS encoding ABC transporter ATP-binding protein: MNEYKKILRFARPHQKYIYGSLFFNILYSLFQIASLGTILPVLGMLFGTIASEKQETEPVYSGEIIDLFSYAKEYSTYYIQSLVVEHGSLKVLAWLCIITAFMFLLRNVFRYLGALLLINYRVGVTKDLRGAMYRKILSLPVSFFTESRKGDMMSRMSNDVGEVEGNILGSLVELINAPFMLISTLISLFIVSPEMTLFSLLVLPVMGTMIALIGKSLKKDSHEAQHELGTIFSIVDETLKSSKVIKIFNAEKIMDTRFMQSMGRWISSSMSLGRKKELASPMSEFLGSITFLIIAWYGGKQIIVDQSLSPAGFLVFLGMFFQILPPAKTLSTSISNVQKGEASLKRVLEILDADVKIEEIAEPVSISTLNRNIEFKNIGFYYDKANLILKNFDLTIPKGKTVALVGQSGSGKTTIANLLARFYDVSEGQILIDGVDIKHLKLQEYRQLLGMVTQESVLFNDSVYNNILMGKPDATREEVVAAAKIANADAFITGLSEGYDTNIGDDGNKLSGGQKQRVSIARAVLKNPPIMILDEATSALDTESERFVQDALEKMMENRTSLVIAHRLSTIQKADWIVVMEKGTIVEQGTHHDLIAKKGMYNKLVELQNFD, translated from the coding sequence ATGAATGAGTATAAAAAAATTCTGAGGTTCGCAAGGCCCCATCAAAAATATATCTACGGAAGTTTATTTTTCAACATTCTGTATTCTTTATTTCAGATTGCTTCCTTAGGGACTATTTTACCGGTTTTAGGAATGCTTTTCGGTACTATCGCATCAGAAAAACAAGAAACAGAACCTGTTTATTCCGGTGAGATCATAGATTTATTCTCCTATGCAAAAGAATATTCCACTTACTATATACAATCTTTAGTTGTTGAACATGGTTCTCTGAAAGTTCTTGCCTGGTTGTGTATCATTACAGCCTTTATGTTCCTTTTAAGAAATGTTTTCAGATATTTAGGAGCATTACTTTTGATTAATTACCGTGTAGGTGTTACCAAAGATCTACGTGGTGCAATGTATAGAAAAATACTATCATTACCTGTTTCATTTTTTACAGAAAGCAGAAAAGGAGATATGATGTCCCGTATGTCTAATGATGTGGGAGAAGTTGAAGGAAACATTCTAGGTAGCTTAGTTGAGCTAATCAATGCTCCTTTTATGTTGATCAGTACTTTGATCTCTTTATTTATTGTAAGCCCAGAAATGACTCTTTTCTCTTTACTGGTACTTCCTGTAATGGGAACAATGATCGCCCTGATCGGGAAAAGTCTTAAAAAAGACTCTCATGAAGCACAGCACGAATTGGGAACTATTTTCTCTATTGTAGATGAAACACTGAAATCTTCAAAAGTTATTAAGATATTCAATGCTGAGAAGATCATGGATACCCGTTTTATGCAATCTATGGGAAGATGGATTTCAAGCTCAATGAGTTTGGGAAGAAAGAAAGAATTAGCATCGCCAATGAGTGAATTTCTAGGTTCTATTACCTTCTTGATTATTGCATGGTATGGAGGAAAACAAATTATTGTTGACCAAAGTTTATCCCCTGCAGGTTTTCTGGTTTTCTTAGGAATGTTCTTCCAGATCTTACCTCCGGCAAAAACCTTATCAACATCCATTTCCAATGTACAGAAAGGAGAAGCTTCTTTAAAAAGAGTATTGGAAATTCTTGACGCAGATGTAAAAATTGAAGAGATAGCTGAGCCGGTTTCTATTTCAACCCTTAACAGAAATATTGAATTCAAAAATATTGGATTCTATTATGATAAAGCCAATCTGATTCTTAAAAATTTTGATTTAACAATTCCGAAAGGAAAAACCGTTGCTTTGGTAGGGCAAAGTGGAAGTGGAAAAACAACCATTGCCAACCTTTTAGCAAGATTCTATGATGTTTCTGAAGGACAAATTCTTATTGATGGTGTAGATATCAAACATTTGAAATTACAGGAATACCGCCAGCTTCTGGGAATGGTAACTCAGGAATCTGTATTGTTTAACGACTCTGTTTACAATAATATCCTGATGGGTAAACCTGATGCTACCAGGGAAGAAGTGGTTGCAGCAGCGAAAATCGCTAATGCGGATGCATTCATTACGGGGCTTTCTGAAGGTTATGACACCAATATCGGAGATGACGGAAATAAACTTTCCGGAGGTCAGAAACAAAGGGTTTCCATTGCAAGAGCTGTATTGAAAAATCCACCGATTATGATTCTGGATGAAGCCACTTCAGCGTTAGATACAGAGTCTGAAAGATTTGTACAGGACGCTTTGGAAAAAATGATGGAAAACAGAACTTCCCTTGTGATTGCCCATAGACTTTCAACGATCCAAAAAGCAGACTGGATTGTAGTCATGGAAAAAGGAACTATTGTAGAACAAGGAACCCATCATGACCTTATTGCTAAAAAAGGTATGTACAACAAACTGGTTGAACTTCAAAACTTTGACTAA
- a CDS encoding DUF1801 domain-containing protein translates to MNPIQEYFYRIEEPERSTLLFLRETILASDPENITETFSFGLPFIKYKKKMLCYFYYSKKYKKHYLSFYHGDKLDYPELTQDGRKKFKILLIDVEEDLPIEFILSLLDEIKQYIKA, encoded by the coding sequence ATGAATCCTATACAAGAGTATTTCTACAGAATCGAAGAGCCTGAAAGAAGTACTCTTCTTTTTTTACGGGAAACCATTCTGGCTTCCGACCCTGAAAATATTACAGAAACTTTCAGTTTCGGGCTTCCGTTCATCAAATACAAAAAGAAAATGCTGTGCTATTTTTATTACAGCAAAAAATATAAAAAACACTACCTCAGTTTTTATCATGGCGATAAACTGGATTATCCGGAACTGACACAGGATGGAAGGAAAAAGTTTAAGATTCTTTTAATTGATGTGGAAGAAGATTTGCCAATAGAATTCATATTGAGCTTACTGGATGAGATAAAACAATATATTAAGGCCTAA
- a CDS encoding phosphatidylserine decarboxylase family protein, which yields MKLHRESKGTITVATVLFFVLGALAIYFLKIWSLLIIVPLLVIYGLIFWFFRVPNRSILDHRENVIAPVDGKVVMIKEVEENEFIKGKAIQVSIFMSPLNVHICRYPVTGKVIYKKYHPGKYLVAWHEKSSTENERTTVAVETETNHKVVFRQIAGYVARRIVFYCNEGDQAKAGHEFGFIKFGSRMDVFLPLDTEIICKIGDITKGGLDVIAKLKD from the coding sequence ATGAAATTGCATAGAGAATCAAAAGGAACGATTACGGTAGCAACAGTACTTTTTTTTGTATTGGGAGCTTTAGCCATCTATTTCCTTAAAATATGGTCTTTGTTGATCATCGTACCTTTGTTGGTAATTTACGGTCTTATATTCTGGTTTTTCAGAGTTCCAAACCGTAGTATTCTTGACCACAGAGAGAATGTGATAGCTCCGGTTGACGGAAAAGTGGTAATGATCAAAGAAGTGGAAGAAAATGAATTCATTAAAGGGAAGGCCATTCAGGTTTCTATCTTCATGTCTCCATTGAACGTACACATCTGTAGATATCCGGTAACCGGAAAAGTGATCTATAAAAAATACCATCCGGGAAAATATCTGGTAGCATGGCATGAAAAGTCTTCTACAGAGAATGAAAGAACAACGGTAGCTGTTGAAACGGAAACCAATCATAAAGTAGTTTTCAGACAGATTGCAGGATACGTAGCCAGAAGGATCGTATTCTACTGTAATGAAGGAGATCAGGCGAAAGCCGGGCATGAGTTCGGGTTTATCAAATTTGGGTCAAGAATGGATGTATTCCTGCCTTTAGATACTGAAATCATCTGTAAGATCGGAGACATCACCAAAGGAGGTTTAGATGTCATCGCTAAATTGAAAGATTAA
- a CDS encoding phosphatidate cytidylyltransferase has translation MDKNLIQRTVSGLVYVAIIILCSTPLGAQLINSILPGLIQQQYLYHGLISLLLIVGTWECVKIMKFGKGYEKWVVYPLVIFIFYIFSKRYFHHDFFFDFRLSEILALALIGIAVVTLFKFPNELYFDSGKLIFTVIYVALPFSFALGLPKYSSYSDSFSLEVLFLFILIWSSDTFAYLVGKFFGKHKMAPKISPKKTWEGYIGGVVLTLVLSYFVEHYQPELRGNWMVVGFLVAAFAPLGDLVESQLKRNFGVKDSGNIIPGHGGVLDRLDSFIICVPVVYLYFILEKFI, from the coding sequence TTGGACAAAAACCTCATTCAAAGAACCGTTTCAGGTCTCGTTTATGTAGCCATTATCATTCTTTGTTCGACTCCGTTAGGGGCGCAACTTATCAACAGCATTCTTCCTGGCCTTATTCAGCAACAATATCTTTATCATGGTTTGATAAGTCTTTTATTGATTGTTGGTACATGGGAGTGTGTGAAAATAATGAAGTTTGGAAAAGGGTATGAAAAATGGGTGGTATATCCATTGGTCATTTTTATATTTTATATTTTTTCCAAAAGATACTTCCATCATGATTTCTTTTTTGATTTCAGATTGAGTGAGATATTAGCTCTTGCCTTAATTGGCATTGCTGTAGTCACCTTATTTAAGTTTCCTAACGAATTATACTTTGACAGCGGAAAATTGATTTTTACTGTCATTTACGTGGCTCTACCGTTCAGTTTTGCATTAGGATTACCAAAGTATTCCAGTTATAGCGATAGTTTTTCTCTGGAAGTTCTTTTCCTTTTTATTCTGATATGGAGTAGTGACACTTTTGCTTACCTTGTTGGAAAGTTCTTCGGAAAACATAAGATGGCTCCTAAGATTTCTCCTAAAAAAACATGGGAAGGTTATATAGGAGGAGTTGTTCTTACATTGGTGTTGTCTTATTTTGTAGAGCACTATCAACCTGAGCTCAGAGGAAACTGGATGGTTGTAGGATTTTTAGTGGCAGCTTTTGCTCCACTGGGAGATTTGGTAGAAAGCCAGCTGAAGAGAAACTTCGGTGTGAAGGACAGTGGAAACATCATTCCAGGGCATGGCGGAGTATTAGATAGGTTGGATAGTTTTATTATCTGCGTTCCTGTCGTATATTTGTACTTTATTTTAGAAAAATTTATTTAG
- a CDS encoding LUD domain-containing protein: MNLFKRIVSKLTNQPEEEEKQSLEKLGDSLKNADLDYKFAQLFTHSGGFFNYCADEAEALQTLNQIIKIEGINNLFCWDKELQNFLNVVKSPYTSELQSSNDAAFITCEYLIAYDGRIMLSHNNILHYHSSRLPDRIIIIANVSQIVNNLNDAMGKIKRNGNIKNLTSISGSQNKMDSSSNSNTKLFLLLLED, encoded by the coding sequence TTGAATTTATTCAAGAGGATTGTAAGCAAACTTACCAACCAGCCTGAGGAAGAAGAAAAACAGAGCCTGGAGAAGCTTGGGGATTCGCTAAAAAATGCGGATCTCGACTATAAGTTTGCGCAATTATTTACGCATTCGGGGGGATTTTTTAATTATTGTGCAGATGAAGCGGAGGCTCTACAAACTTTAAATCAAATTATTAAAATAGAAGGTATTAACAATCTTTTCTGTTGGGATAAGGAACTTCAGAACTTCTTAAACGTTGTGAAATCTCCTTATACTTCAGAATTACAGTCATCCAATGATGCTGCATTTATTACTTGTGAATATCTGATTGCATATGATGGCAGAATTATGCTTTCACACAATAATATTCTTCATTATCATTCTTCAAGGCTGCCGGATAGAATTATCATCATTGCCAATGTTTCACAGATTGTAAACAACCTGAATGATGCCATGGGGAAGATAAAAAGAAACGGAAATATCAAGAACCTTACTTCCATCAGTGGAAGCCAGAATAAAATGGACAGTTCTTCGAATTCCAATACAAAACTGTTTTTATTGCTGCTTGAAGATTAA
- the ftsH gene encoding ATP-dependent zinc metalloprotease FtsH → MNNKGFNWFFPIAIIALLLFFGSNFLGGDTAKTIDEDGFFREMQAGKVQNIIIYKDIEKADVFLTKEAKSAMVSKTGKENNPFSALDMAPKADYSVKYGDLQLFLQKFEQIKATNPAIKTAKDYGTGKSPFTDILISALIWIAILGLFYFLLFRKMGGGGGPGGQIFSIGKSKAKLFDEKERIQVTFKDVAGLEGAKEEVQEVVDFLKNSEKYTKLGGKIPKGVLLVGPPGTGKTLLAKAVAGEAKVPFFSLSGSDFVEMFVGVGASRVRDLFAQAKAKSPAIIFIDEIDAIGRARGKNNFSGGNDERENTLNQLLTEMDGFGTDVNVIVMAATNRADILDKALMRAGRFDRSIYVDLPELHERKDIFDVHLKKIKLDDNVDRDFLAKQTPGFSGADIANVCNEAALIAARYNHTSVTKQDFLDAVDRIIGGLEKKNMAIKPSEKRRVAYHEAGHATISWLVEHASPLLKVTIVPRGRSLGAAWYLPEERQLTTTEQMLDEMCATLGGRAAEQVIFNNISTGALSDLETVTKRAQAMVTIYGLSPNIGNISYYDSSGQSEYSFGKPYSEETATKIDVEIKAIIENQYERAVRILDENKDKLDALANKLLEKEVIFREDLEEIFGKRAWDPELTEKPVTNTIPEKDQPEVLEAPQIKEKEEESEIQAPESPTQL, encoded by the coding sequence ATGAATAACAAAGGATTCAATTGGTTCTTTCCTATTGCAATCATAGCTCTTTTGCTTTTCTTTGGTTCCAATTTCCTTGGTGGAGATACAGCAAAAACTATTGATGAAGATGGTTTCTTTAGAGAAATGCAGGCGGGGAAAGTCCAAAATATTATTATATACAAAGACATAGAGAAAGCTGATGTTTTCCTTACCAAAGAAGCAAAGTCAGCAATGGTTTCCAAAACCGGAAAGGAAAATAATCCTTTTTCAGCTTTAGATATGGCTCCAAAAGCAGATTATTCTGTAAAATATGGAGATCTTCAACTTTTCTTACAGAAATTTGAACAGATCAAAGCAACCAATCCGGCTATTAAAACAGCTAAAGATTATGGAACAGGTAAGAGTCCTTTCACGGATATTCTTATATCTGCACTAATCTGGATTGCTATTTTGGGATTATTCTACTTCCTTCTTTTCAGAAAGATGGGTGGTGGCGGAGGCCCTGGCGGACAGATCTTCTCAATCGGGAAATCTAAAGCTAAGCTTTTCGACGAAAAAGAAAGAATTCAGGTAACATTTAAAGATGTTGCAGGATTGGAAGGTGCTAAAGAAGAAGTACAGGAAGTGGTAGACTTCTTGAAAAACTCTGAAAAATATACAAAATTAGGAGGTAAGATTCCTAAAGGTGTACTATTGGTAGGACCTCCGGGAACAGGTAAAACTTTATTGGCAAAAGCTGTTGCAGGAGAAGCTAAAGTTCCTTTCTTCTCTCTTTCAGGATCTGATTTCGTGGAAATGTTTGTTGGAGTAGGAGCTTCAAGAGTAAGAGACCTTTTTGCTCAGGCTAAAGCTAAATCTCCGGCGATCATCTTTATTGATGAGATTGATGCCATCGGACGTGCAAGAGGAAAAAATAATTTCTCAGGCGGAAACGATGAAAGAGAAAACACCCTGAACCAGCTTCTTACTGAAATGGATGGTTTCGGAACAGATGTGAATGTGATTGTAATGGCGGCTACCAACAGAGCGGATATCCTTGATAAAGCCTTGATGAGAGCAGGACGTTTTGACCGTTCAATCTATGTAGACCTTCCGGAATTACACGAAAGAAAAGACATTTTTGATGTTCATTTAAAGAAAATCAAACTTGATGATAATGTAGACAGAGATTTCTTAGCAAAACAAACTCCTGGATTCAGTGGAGCGGATATTGCTAATGTTTGTAACGAAGCAGCGCTGATTGCGGCAAGATACAACCATACCTCTGTTACAAAACAGGACTTCCTGGATGCGGTAGATAGAATTATCGGTGGACTAGAAAAGAAAAATATGGCGATTAAGCCATCTGAGAAAAGAAGAGTGGCTTATCATGAGGCAGGTCACGCTACAATCTCTTGGCTGGTTGAACATGCATCACCACTTTTAAAGGTAACCATTGTTCCAAGAGGACGTTCATTAGGTGCAGCATGGTATCTTCCGGAAGAAAGACAACTTACCACTACTGAACAGATGCTGGATGAAATGTGTGCAACATTAGGAGGTAGAGCAGCAGAGCAGGTGATCTTCAATAATATTTCAACAGGAGCACTTTCTGATCTGGAAACTGTTACGAAAAGAGCGCAGGCTATGGTTACGATCTATGGTTTAAGCCCAAATATCGGAAACATTTCTTATTACGACAGTTCAGGCCAGTCTGAATACTCTTTTGGAAAGCCTTATTCTGAAGAAACGGCTACAAAAATTGATGTAGAGATCAAAGCGATCATCGAAAATCAATATGAGAGAGCGGTAAGAATCTTGGATGAGAACAAAGATAAATTAGATGCTTTAGCGAATAAACTTTTAGAAAAAGAAGTGATCTTCCGTGAAGACTTAGAGGAAATCTTTGGTAAAAGAGCTTGGGATCCTGAATTGACAGAGAAACCGGTTACCAATACAATTCCTGAAAAAGATCAGCCTGAAGTGTTGGAAGCGCCTCAGATTAAAGAAAAAGAGGAGGAAAGCGAAATACAGGCTCCAGAAAGCCCAACGCAGCTTTAA
- the rsfS gene encoding ribosome silencing factor: MNKTAEKQALIDKIVEALQDVKGEDIMIFDLSNIENSVAETFVICSGNSNTQVSALAGSVEKKVRNDLKDRPWHVEGTENAMWVLVDYVSVVVHIFQKDVREYYDIEELWGDAVITKIENE, encoded by the coding sequence ATGAATAAAACAGCAGAAAAACAAGCACTAATAGATAAAATCGTTGAAGCACTTCAAGATGTAAAGGGAGAAGATATCATGATCTTTGATCTTTCAAACATTGAAAACTCAGTAGCGGAGACGTTCGTAATATGTAGCGGTAACTCAAATACACAAGTTTCAGCATTAGCTGGAAGTGTAGAGAAAAAAGTGAGGAACGATCTGAAAGATAGACCTTGGCACGTTGAAGGAACTGAAAATGCAATGTGGGTATTGGTAGATTATGTTTCAGTAGTGGTTCACATTTTCCAGAAAGATGTACGTGAATATTACGATATCGAAGAACTTTGGGGTGACGCGGTCATTACCAAAATTGAAAATGAATAA
- a CDS encoding biotin--[acetyl-CoA-carboxylase] ligase, with the protein MSQLFYLKECSSTNDEISKFLLYEDSDFIGLHTFNQTKGRGQYGNIWAPTAGKNLAYTLAVNTQNILCSYFIFNYYTAMLVRDFLANLADNDVKIKWPNDIILKGKKIVGILIEKKKINQNNYFIIGTGINILQDKFEEISNAGSLLTQTGKEFDLEKLSLNLHEFLSEKLKNIPSDQEILDNFNKNLFRKDEISVFEIEKERQNGIIRNADKKGELWIELENDGLRSFYHKEVKLLY; encoded by the coding sequence ATGAGCCAACTCTTCTATCTGAAAGAATGTTCTTCTACTAATGACGAAATATCAAAGTTTTTACTTTACGAAGATTCAGATTTTATTGGATTGCATACTTTCAATCAAACTAAAGGCCGTGGTCAGTATGGAAATATCTGGGCTCCTACCGCCGGAAAAAATCTGGCTTATACGCTGGCTGTGAATACTCAAAACATCTTGTGCTCCTACTTTATCTTCAATTATTATACCGCAATGCTTGTAAGGGATTTCCTTGCCAATTTGGCTGATAATGATGTAAAAATCAAATGGCCGAATGATATTATCCTTAAAGGTAAAAAAATCGTTGGAATTTTGATTGAAAAGAAAAAAATTAATCAAAATAATTACTTCATTATCGGAACGGGAATTAATATTCTTCAGGACAAATTTGAAGAAATATCGAATGCTGGTTCACTTCTGACGCAGACAGGAAAGGAATTTGATCTTGAAAAGCTCAGTTTAAACCTTCATGAATTCTTGTCAGAAAAACTGAAAAATATTCCTTCTGACCAGGAAATTCTAGACAACTTCAATAAAAACTTATTCCGAAAGGATGAGATTTCAGTCTTTGAAATTGAAAAAGAGAGACAAAATGGCATCATCCGAAATGCCGATAAAAAGGGTGAACTTTGGATCGAATTGGAAAATGACGGTCTGCGTTCTTTCTACCACAAAGAAGTAAAACTCCTTTATTGA